DNA sequence from the Salminus brasiliensis chromosome 3, fSalBra1.hap2, whole genome shotgun sequence genome:
GCCTCCCTACAGCCATCTCAGGAAACCATCCAGCTTCATCGAGGTCCACCCAGCCCAGCGCTGAAGGCaggcagacacacagacacgctAACAAACTCAAGCCATGGCGGAACCAGACCTGTCATCACCGTCTGATCCCTCGCTCCGCTCACCGCGCTCAACCTCCCATCCCCTCGCTTTCCCCTTCCTGAGGGAGGGCAGCCGAGTGTGGGAGAAAGCCGGAGAGCTGCCCAGCCCACTGCCCACCAAACGCACACGCACATACTCTGCGTAaggctctctcgctctttctctcatttccaGAAAGTAGAGAAAACTACAGCTTCAGCTAACATTTAGAAAAGGAGATGCTAGTCTAATGTTGCTTAAAAAAACAGTGGACCGTCACCAATCGATCTTCATTTCGATGTGGTTTAGAACACTGTATGACTTTATTctatacaaaacataaaaaaaaaaaatatttataatttcaaataatatataatatataatatcaaaTTGTagcttaaatatttaaacaaggTCAATATCTCTGAagcaaatacataaaaaaaggcTGCCATGTATTTAGTTAGATGatattggtgacagtctaagtccagtgtttgttagcatttttagcctagcatgtcccATTGTAAACTGCAGAAGCACATGTCCGATAGCAAACGTGTCTTGGTTGATGAACTGTCTCTGAGGTCAGAGATCAATCACTTCAAtagatttttcaccaaactatcgctttaaagACCCTGTAACTCGCAGGATTCACAGACGTTCGTGAAAATGGACTGGGGTTTAAACTACTCAGACGTGGAATTGGggatggtggaggtggagaaTATTGATTATCCAGCATCCTAACCTCAGTAAtgttcttgttgctaaatgcaatcaaatcctcacagcaatgctcctccgatatctagtagaaagccttctttcctccctggacagtcgagacagttactctaagaaaagcaggataaacacttttttaataaatcaagacccttgatttcaaaagaaacaataaacaagcaggtgtcccaatacttttgtctatataatgTATGATCCAGTATTCCGAATATGAAGCAGTTGACCAATCTCACAATCAAAAACATGATCTCGTCTGACGTTGGCAAAGCCGAACCGCTAACTCAAGACCAATCGAGTGTCAGGTCTGTAGAACCAGTCCAGGCCCGCTGCACCAGTCACTAATTACTGTAATTAGCACTGCTTCTGAAActcttcctccctcctcccCCGTCTGCAGCACGGTGCGGGCGACCTCAGGTCCCGTCTTCAAGGGCATGTGTAAGAACTTCTCGAGGTCACAGGGTCACGGCTACATCAGACCGGCCAATGGGGGAGAAGATATCTTCGTCCACATCTCAGAGTGAGTGACTGGTCTCTGGTTCTGTTTATACACTGTCTGTTTATACACGGCCTCCGGCTGAACTGAAATCAGTCTGTGTGACTCTGTTTGGGGTGAGGAATGCTCAGACATGACCCCAcactgatatttttttttttttacggggACAAGCAGAGGTTTAACACTGACAAAAAGCtgcttagcttttagcctagccccCACTCACTTCCccttaaaactaaataaataaataaataaataaataaaaataagagagCAGACAATGGAGacaagagatggtaaaagctagctTTGGCATGTCtttgcttttagcctagcatggatccCCGGTTGCTTTCCTGGCTTTGCGCCATCACGCATTGAGTTTGAGTCAGTCTTCTGTGGCTGCTGGCACAGAAAATGCTgcggtcacaaggcctggttcctgCAGCAACTGTAGCACCCTGTATCCCCTGGACTAGCAAGACTAGCTGAGTTTCCAGCATCAGCACCATCATATTCTCCATATCTCACCTGCTTTGACTAGCGCTTTCTCCAGTGGGTGGGTTTATGAATTCATAAATTTCAAATTATGCTGAAATTCAAGCAACACAGACCAATATTGTACTTAACACTAGACACTCCAAATAAGATGAACAGACAAACTGACTACATCTCCCAGAATTCCAGTGGGAGAAATTCAGGGTAATCCTAGTCCAGTCTAAACATGTCTCCAGTGCTGGATCGCTAGTTACATCCCTAGGAGGATTTTCTTTATATACGTGTCTATATTGACATCCTGCCATGCTGTTTGTCCTGCAGTATCGAAGGGGAATACGTGCCCGTGGAAGGCGACGAGGTGACGTATAAAGTTTGCCCCATCCCACCCAAGAATCAGAAGTTCCAGGCCGTGGAGGTGATCATCACCCATCTGAACCCAGGAACGAAGCACGAGACCTGGTCCGGCCAGATTATCAGCTCCTAGGCTTCAGACTCGGGCCTGCTGCTCACACACAGGGCGGATCGTGGGTGGGCTTGGGCTTGGGCTGGAAGgggggtgtgtgtttttttttaatctagggAAGACTGTAGGTGAAGAGAGGGAGCGAGGCAGGattatgaatgtattcagctgtgtTGGGTTTTCTTGTTTTATGTTAAAGGAAGCTGAGGACCTGGGCTGGAGGGGTCAGAGAGGTGGACAGCAGGTCATTTCATGGTTTCGAGGTGTTGCTAAGGGTGCAGGTTAGCTCCTGGCTGGTGAGTgggaacaaaaaaaagagagagatagaaagataggAAAGAAAAAGGGAAGCATGGTCATACGGAGTAGACGTACATACAGAactgtgaaagaaaaaaaaaagaaaaaggagcaGTGACTTATTTTCCTGAGCTACACATGTATGATCCAGACCCTTCTTTTAACTGtctgcctttatttatttattcagagatatatgtttatttatgtttgatTGTTTGTTAGTGCTTTTTTTAGGGTATTGTTTGGAGAGGGTGGGGTTtagggggtgggtggggtttatTCTGAATTCTGCACATTATGCTGGAATTCAAGCACCACAGACTAATATTGCACTTAAAACTTGacaccccaaaaaaaaaaaaaaaagatgtactGCCAAACTGACTACAACTCCCAGGATTCCAATGGGAGCGATTCAGGTAAACCAAGCAGCATTTTGTAGTCCAATTTAAAAGCAGCAGATGGCCTAGCAAAATACTTCTACTGAACACTAAAGCTACTTCTACTGAAGTCCTTACCAGTGTCTTGTGCTGTTTTTCGTTGTGTTTACGATATTATGGCTTATTCATTATGTGGTAGTAACTCAAAATATTGGGAGTAGTAGGTGTATTACacatttggatgtttttttgAGGTGGGGGGGCATTCTGTTCAATGTATGGTCATggctacattttaaaaaatgtaaagttaGACCAACTTAGAGTGTTTTTGTGACTAAACCTATCTAGTTTGATCAGCAGTACAtactgagttgagcctcaaaaacatcagtagatctgcagctgaaacagctgattaaatactgtgtaagatgttcagTCTTGGCTCCGCCCCGTgattctgtttactgtttattctcaTCTGCAGGGCCGAGCTTCCCCTATCATACCAGTCTCAGACTAGAAGACTTTTGACAATGGAGTGTTGAGGCCGTGCTGGACCTGCTCCTCACGcttgagcagcagttagaccgtagggccggtctagagctgtgaaattacactacataaacaagacaagacaaccgtattcaccattagtgttggacacagatggaatttggcctccacttTTAACCCATttatgcagtgaacacacacgctAGTGATCAGTGAGCACTGAGagtgtgaagggccttgcttaagggcccgggtattgaacccacaaccctgtcatcaa
Encoded proteins:
- the csdc2b gene encoding cold shock domain-containing protein C2 produces the protein MAEPDLSSPSDPSLRSPRSTSHPLAFPFLREGSRVWEKAGELPSPLPTKRTRTYSATVRATSGPVFKGMCKNFSRSQGHGYIRPANGGEDIFVHISDIEGEYVPVEGDEVTYKVCPIPPKNQKFQAVEVIITHLNPGTKHETWSGQIISS